Proteins found in one ANME-2 cluster archaeon genomic segment:
- a CDS encoding ATP-binding protein, with translation MIIVGKVIPFVNRKRELSSLNKFFNSDRAELIVIYGRRRIGKTELIKEAIKGQKAAYFFVEQALEKDNLDSFKEIISKTIDNPLIAKADFTWEELFQQIAKEEKLIIILDEFPNLITENKTLLSKFQKIWDEILKNTTIKLILCGSSISMMESYLLDHKSPLYGRRTGQLFIMPLKAGYILDFGVDSIEDAIRVFGITDGIPEYIKDVCYRLNSGERLEEVFQQDKVLFAEAEVLIKSELRDPTRYFKILKAIAFGNTKFGEIANYTEFPAPTVSKYLSNLINLHIVNESYPVLVDKERTRNRRYHLSDNYFDFYFRFIYPNKSEIISTDRISGFEADYNRYLGRIFEKVSEEFLKLNTDMLPFRFNRKGRWWFRDKEIDIVALNDNTREILFVECKWSSLNQNDVKHILELLKQKSGHLRWNNDNRIEHFGIIAKKLQDKEKFRAQGFVAFDLDDF, from the coding sequence ATTATAATCGTGGGTAAAGTGATACCATTCGTAAACAGAAAAAGAGAACTATCCTCTTTAAATAAATTTTTTAATTCTGACCGGGCTGAATTAATAGTTATCTACGGAAGAAGACGTATCGGGAAAACAGAACTTATAAAAGAAGCCATAAAGGGACAAAAAGCAGCGTACTTTTTTGTTGAACAGGCACTGGAAAAGGATAACCTGGACTCGTTCAAAGAAATCATATCAAAAACAATTGATAATCCGTTAATAGCAAAAGCTGACTTCACATGGGAAGAACTATTCCAGCAGATAGCAAAAGAGGAAAAATTGATCATTATTTTAGATGAATTCCCGAACCTCATAACAGAAAATAAAACCCTGTTATCAAAATTCCAGAAGATATGGGATGAAATCCTGAAAAACACCACCATCAAACTCATATTATGCGGCTCATCAATATCAATGATGGAAAGTTACCTGCTGGACCACAAAAGCCCGCTGTATGGAAGAAGAACAGGACAGTTGTTTATAATGCCGCTTAAAGCCGGATATATACTTGATTTTGGCGTTGATTCAATTGAAGATGCGATAAGGGTATTTGGTATTACTGACGGCATACCCGAATATATCAAAGATGTATGCTACCGGCTCAATAGTGGTGAGAGATTAGAAGAAGTTTTCCAGCAGGATAAAGTCCTGTTTGCAGAAGCGGAGGTGCTGATAAAAAGTGAGTTGAGGGACCCGACAAGATATTTCAAGATACTGAAAGCTATTGCTTTTGGCAATACTAAATTCGGCGAGATTGCAAATTATACTGAGTTTCCTGCACCTACTGTTTCGAAATATCTGAGCAACCTGATAAACCTGCATATTGTAAATGAGTCCTATCCGGTCCTGGTTGACAAGGAGAGAACAAGGAACCGGAGATATCATCTTTCTGATAATTATTTTGACTTTTATTTCAGGTTCATTTACCCGAATAAATCTGAGATTATTTCTACAGACAGGATTTCTGGTTTTGAAGCTGACTATAATCGATACCTAGGCAGGATATTTGAAAAGGTGTCTGAAGAGTTCCTTAAGTTAAATACCGATATGCTGCCTTTTAGGTTTAACAGGAAGGGACGGTGGTGGTTCAGGGATAAGGAGATAGATATTGTAGCACTGAACGACAATACGAGAGAGATTCTTTTTGTGGAATGTAAATGGAGCAGTTTGAACCAGAATGATGTAAAACATATCCTTGAGTTGTTGAAGCAAAAATCAGGACATTTAAGGTGGAATAATGATAATCGAATTGAGCATTTTGGCATAATCGCAAAGAAACTACAGGATAAGGAGAAGTTTAGAGCACAAGGTTTTGTGGCGTTCGATCTGGATGATTTTTAA
- a CDS encoding replication factor A (Replication protein A protects and stabilize the intermediate ssDNA that is generated by the unwinding action of a DNA helicase at the replication fork. In addition, SSBs prevent the formation of secondary structures by single-stranded template DNA.), which translates to MDEITEIYEKVKDRMSMEDFLARMEEKKQLLGGLPDDKTLATLVIYDMGEYDDKVKIGQVTIDNSNVTIVGKITVCSDAREFNREDGSTGSVANLTVADETGSIRVVLWESVADLVQVGEIVFGDSVQVSGFVKEGRNGLEVSVGRGGSVDKVAMSEEIRVRTEPYRIEEIKSGMSDIHLVGKILDMADTRTFQRKDNSTGKVRNLTLGDSTGKIRLTLWDENVEHTDQLNLGDTIEITGGYSKENSFNNQVEINLGNNSSIKKTSKQVEFSEKITLIGDIEINESYSIIGYVTGLDELREFKRKDGSSGRVVNIHLSDDSGRIKTALWDKQTEIIHDIDIGTKLQVTDCYAKSGWNDEVELSVGERSTITILEK; encoded by the coding sequence ATGGATGAAATAACAGAAATATATGAGAAAGTAAAAGACCGCATGAGCATGGAAGATTTCCTTGCCCGGATGGAAGAAAAAAAACAACTCCTTGGCGGACTTCCGGATGATAAAACTCTTGCAACCCTTGTGATCTACGATATGGGCGAGTACGATGATAAGGTAAAGATAGGACAGGTAACAATTGATAATTCTAATGTTACAATAGTGGGCAAGATCACGGTATGTTCAGATGCCAGGGAATTCAATCGTGAGGACGGTTCCACAGGCAGTGTTGCCAACCTGACAGTTGCGGATGAAACTGGTTCTATCAGGGTCGTGCTATGGGAAAGTGTTGCAGACCTGGTACAGGTAGGAGAGATCGTATTTGGGGATTCAGTCCAGGTTTCCGGTTTTGTCAAGGAGGGGCGTAATGGTCTTGAGGTCAGTGTTGGCAGGGGCGGCAGTGTGGATAAAGTGGCCATGAGTGAAGAGATCAGGGTAAGGACAGAACCCTACCGTATCGAGGAGATAAAATCAGGTATGAGCGATATACACCTGGTAGGAAAGATACTGGACATGGCAGATACCAGGACATTCCAGCGAAAGGATAATTCTACTGGCAAGGTCAGGAACCTGACACTGGGCGACTCCACAGGTAAGATCCGCCTCACGTTATGGGATGAAAATGTGGAACATACCGATCAGTTGAACCTGGGTGACACCATAGAAATAACCGGGGGTTATTCGAAAGAGAATTCCTTCAACAACCAGGTGGAGATCAACCTGGGGAATAACAGTTCAATAAAAAAGACCAGTAAGCAGGTGGAGTTCAGTGAGAAGATCACCCTCATTGGTGATATCGAGATCAATGAGTCATACAGCATTATAGGATATGTTACAGGGCTTGATGAACTGAGGGAATTTAAGCGCAAGGACGGCTCAAGTGGCAGGGTAGTGAACATCCACTTATCAGATGACTCTGGCAGGATAAAGACTGCACTTTGGGATAAGCAGACCGAGATCATACATGATATAGACATCGGGACTAAATTGCAGGTGACCGACTGCTATGCTAAGTCAGGATGGAATGACGAAGTGGAATTGAGTGTGGGCGAGAGAAGTACAATTACAATACTTGAAAAATAA
- a CDS encoding DUF2627 family protein, whose translation MNAEIEKWASQQDLLALLYSLILAIISTAIIWILDKFMFKHTDFSPLTEFQFYGVLFIVVFGLIAGLMFYREKKETAEEVSEFRTKMDKKKLKKAKKAKVRSR comes from the coding sequence ATGAATGCAGAAATCGAAAAATGGGCTTCACAACAGGACTTACTTGCACTGCTATACTCACTGATCCTGGCAATAATATCCACTGCTATTATCTGGATACTTGATAAGTTCATGTTCAAGCACACGGATTTCAGTCCGCTGACCGAGTTCCAGTTCTATGGTGTTCTTTTTATTGTGGTTTTTGGCTTAATTGCGGGTCTTATGTTTTATAGGGAAAAGAAAGAGACTGCAGAAGAAGTAAGTGAGTTCAGGACCAAGATGGACAAAAAAAAGCTGAAAAAAGCCAAAAAGGCAAAGGTCAGGTCCCGATAA
- a CDS encoding type II toxin-antitoxin system HicA family toxin, producing the protein MPKLTPVSWNVLVKRLNKLGFEGPYSGGKHPFMVKNDLVLTIPNPHKAEISVDLLSRILRQAKISREEWLNN; encoded by the coding sequence TTGCCTAAACTTACTCCAGTGAGTTGGAATGTTTTAGTCAAACGCCTTAATAAGCTGGGTTTTGAAGGTCCTTACTCTGGTGGGAAACACCCGTTTATGGTAAAAAATGATCTGGTTTTAACAATTCCAAATCCTCATAAGGCTGAAATTAGTGTGGATTTATTATCAAGAATATTAAGACAGGCAAAAATATCCAGAGAAGAATGGTTGAATAACTAA
- a CDS encoding histidine kinase: MEKHEKKVIFAIVVISILFLLLIVFTGIKTHNDVDKVVKQEFSKQQLLLAKQFSTGVVEFLNEKVELTESIAKNHANDSPEGFQALFIDIYEGSTGYHALEYINASGVVVAGYPEENVPIGYNLYENNREYPIEHARDTRDTYCTNPVGLFEGGLGSFIWVPIFDGEEHKGTILGIIRISTLAEKYLEPYDSSGYVYLVDRNTQVLYDGSGQYNAGDNYFDILNESNPEWMHIMEEQLNGAEGTAELTLNGKNNTSENKMIAFSPIEWRRRLWSVAIVSPSEEFEKIVNPALVKHTVLVLFSASITLLGGFSLILLLTSWNRSLKVEVHNKTYELKQSNEFLEKANQKLEELDGLKSDFVSMVSHELKMPLAAIKTSTELLKDADGSELIDKDELIERIMRNVDRQTRMVNDLLDLSQIESGMMNFKKEEVDLHEVISTSIETVEKTAYDLGIGIYTSVPEHMPGITGNKDALVSVFVNLLNNSLKFTPWGGRIDIDIVELDQYIQATVKDNGIGLGTDDIEKIFEKFYRVGNDIYNDTNGTGLGIAIAKGIVEGHGGSIQVESKEGKGITFTFTVKK, from the coding sequence ATGGAAAAACATGAAAAAAAAGTAATTTTCGCAATCGTAGTTATTAGTATCCTTTTTTTACTTTTAATTGTCTTTACGGGAATAAAAACCCACAATGATGTAGATAAAGTTGTAAAGCAGGAATTCAGTAAACAACAATTGCTCCTTGCCAAGCAGTTTTCAACTGGTGTAGTGGAATTCCTGAATGAAAAAGTTGAATTGACAGAATCAATAGCCAAAAACCATGCAAATGATTCTCCGGAGGGATTCCAGGCATTATTTATAGATATCTACGAAGGTAGCACAGGTTATCATGCCCTGGAGTACATCAATGCCAGTGGTGTGGTTGTTGCAGGTTATCCAGAAGAGAATGTTCCTATTGGATATAACCTGTATGAAAATAACAGGGAATATCCTATTGAACATGCCAGGGACACCAGGGATACATATTGTACGAATCCGGTTGGTCTTTTTGAAGGGGGTCTTGGTTCGTTTATCTGGGTCCCGATCTTTGATGGAGAGGAGCATAAAGGAACCATACTTGGGATAATACGAATCTCCACTCTTGCAGAAAAATATCTCGAACCTTACGATTCTTCCGGTTATGTATATCTTGTTGACAGGAACACACAGGTATTGTATGATGGGTCCGGGCAATATAATGCAGGAGATAATTATTTTGATATACTTAATGAATCAAATCCGGAATGGATGCACATCATGGAAGAACAGTTGAACGGGGCAGAAGGAACTGCAGAATTGACTCTAAATGGAAAAAACAATACATCAGAAAACAAGATGATAGCATTCTCCCCTATAGAGTGGCGGCGGCGGTTATGGTCAGTGGCGATTGTAAGCCCTTCAGAGGAATTTGAAAAAATTGTAAACCCGGCATTAGTGAAGCATACAGTCCTCGTATTATTCTCTGCCAGCATCACCTTACTTGGTGGATTCTCCCTTATCCTGCTGCTTACAAGCTGGAACAGATCCCTGAAAGTTGAAGTTCACAATAAAACCTATGAACTCAAGCAGTCCAATGAATTCCTGGAAAAGGCAAACCAGAAGCTAGAGGAACTGGATGGACTGAAATCCGACTTTGTTTCCATGGTTTCGCATGAACTCAAAATGCCCCTTGCTGCCATAAAGACTTCAACCGAACTGTTGAAAGATGCTGACGGGAGCGAATTGATCGATAAAGATGAATTGATCGAAAGGATAATGCGAAATGTTGACCGCCAGACACGTATGGTCAATGACCTACTGGATCTTTCCCAGATCGAATCAGGTATGATGAACTTCAAGAAAGAAGAGGTAGATCTACACGAAGTTATCAGTACATCTATCGAGACTGTTGAGAAAACCGCCTATGACCTGGGAATAGGTATTTACACATCCGTTCCCGAACACATGCCCGGCATTACTGGAAATAAGGATGCCCTTGTATCCGTATTTGTAAACCTGTTGAATAATTCCCTTAAATTCACTCCCTGGGGGGGCAGGATCGATATTGACATCGTGGAACTTGACCAGTATATACAGGCCACTGTAAAAGATAATGGAATTGGATTGGGAACTGATGATATTGAAAAAATATTTGAAAAATTCTATCGCGTGGGTAATGATATATACAATGATACCAACGGGACAGGCCTGGGTATTGCCATCGCAAAAGGGATTGTTGAAGGGCATGGAGGTTCGATCCAGGTAGAAAGCAAGGAAGGCAAAGGTATAACATTTACCTTCACAGTAAAAAAGTAG
- a CDS encoding peptidylprolyl isomerase: protein MTINEGDFIKISYTGKLEDGTIFDTTNEEVAKVHNVYNPNGRYGGDVIIIGVNQMIVGLEEDIKEHEVGYKGTVTIPPEKAFGVHLSKLIRDLPLRRLEQKPQVGMMVQFEGKQAKVLKVMGRHARLDFNSPMAGQMITYDYKIEAMLEELKEKAVGLSALYMAQEMDIEIDGTVARVNVPLEFNYSQHWLNTKAQLALDMLKYTELTEVLYVETYTEELLKPDSEEQEQSEAEESDESESDEPEDSEELEGPGEE, encoded by the coding sequence ATGACGATCAATGAAGGAGATTTTATTAAAATATCATACACAGGTAAACTTGAGGACGGTACTATCTTCGATACTACAAATGAAGAGGTGGCAAAGGTCCATAATGTATATAATCCCAATGGCAGGTATGGTGGTGATGTGATCATTATTGGTGTGAACCAGATGATCGTAGGTCTTGAGGAAGACATAAAAGAGCATGAAGTAGGCTATAAAGGGACTGTCACAATTCCACCTGAAAAAGCTTTTGGTGTACACCTTTCCAAGCTGATAAGGGATTTACCTCTCAGACGTCTTGAACAAAAACCACAGGTAGGGATGATGGTTCAATTCGAAGGTAAACAGGCTAAAGTACTCAAGGTCATGGGACGCCATGCCAGATTGGATTTCAACAGCCCTATGGCAGGCCAAATGATAACATATGATTATAAGATCGAAGCCATGCTTGAGGAACTGAAGGAAAAAGCAGTTGGTCTTAGTGCACTTTATATGGCCCAGGAAATGGACATCGAGATCGATGGTACTGTTGCCAGGGTCAATGTGCCCCTGGAATTTAATTATTCACAGCATTGGTTGAATACTAAAGCACAACTGGCACTGGACATGTTGAAATATACTGAACTAACAGAAGTGTTATATGTTGAAACTTATACAGAAGAACTGTTAAAGCCTGATTCTGAAGAACAGGAGCAATCAGAAGCTGAAGAGTCTGATGAATCCGAATCAGATGAACCGGAAGACTCAGAAGAATTAGAAGGACCTGGAGAGGAGTAA
- a CDS encoding type II toxin-antitoxin system HicB family antitoxin has product MPRITAYIEKDIESGLYVAIVPGIPGAHTQAETLDELQNNLKEVLELCLEEMEPDAKQELPEFVGIQQVEVTC; this is encoded by the coding sequence ATGCCAAGAATAACTGCATATATTGAAAAAGATATAGAATCAGGCTTGTATGTGGCTATAGTTCCTGGAATTCCTGGTGCACATACACAAGCGGAGACTCTTGATGAGTTGCAAAATAATTTAAAGGAAGTACTTGAATTGTGCTTGGAAGAAATGGAACCAGATGCAAAACAAGAACTGCCGGAATTTGTGGGAATCCAGCAGGTAGAGGTGACTTGTTGA
- a CDS encoding methanogenesis marker 9 domain-containing protein gives MAGITNSNFAQQFTDHAGLVVLGGYNLDDSTNDAAKRIAQRGRSEFVTDSPMEFLTSELETITGNSDDCAVLVNVRAADIDAYVEAARIAKKYGAGIEINAHCRQPEIMELGAGQSLLEHPDTLREIIEAVKGTGVVVSVKIRANVVDDLMTAYMIEKAGAHIIHIDAVGRHGADVNLIKRIRNITSLFIIGNNSIVDYSGAKSMFSRGADMVSAARAVLKEPNTLRFLVDQITSYQITTGWYNSPKHICGGGDLRALAFCCLPVKPCAVHNALNQIGMSAEEFTKLKLQIVEGTLLEYGDSTCFGSMAWCCKITKPCFLRDGVLEVVGLSDIDFMRLKKQMSEEILAHRKR, from the coding sequence ATGGCAGGTATTACCAACAGCAATTTTGCACAACAGTTCACTGACCATGCAGGACTGGTGGTACTGGGTGGTTATAACCTGGATGATAGTACAAACGATGCTGCAAAAAGAATTGCCCAGCGCGGGCGCAGTGAGTTCGTAACAGATTCACCAATGGAATTCCTGACATCTGAGCTGGAAACAATTACTGGTAACTCTGATGATTGTGCTGTCCTTGTTAATGTCAGGGCGGCAGATATCGATGCATATGTTGAGGCTGCCCGTATCGCTAAAAAATACGGAGCAGGTATTGAAATAAATGCACACTGCCGCCAGCCCGAGATCATGGAACTGGGCGCAGGTCAATCCCTGCTTGAGCATCCTGATACCTTGCGCGAGATCATTGAGGCGGTCAAGGGTACAGGAGTTGTAGTGTCTGTCAAGATCAGGGCCAATGTGGTTGACGACTTGATGACTGCCTATATGATTGAAAAGGCGGGTGCCCATATCATCCATATCGATGCCGTGGGCAGACATGGGGCTGACGTCAATCTCATAAAAAGGATACGCAACATTACATCCCTGTTTATTATTGGTAACAATTCGATCGTTGATTATTCTGGAGCCAAGTCCATGTTCTCCAGGGGTGCTGATATGGTCTCTGCTGCCAGGGCAGTATTAAAAGAACCCAACACCCTGCGGTTCCTTGTGGACCAGATCACCTCATACCAGATAACTACAGGCTGGTATAATTCGCCAAAGCACATATGCGGCGGTGGGGACCTGCGGGCACTGGCTTTTTGCTGCCTGCCAGTAAAACCCTGTGCAGTTCACAATGCCCTTAACCAGATCGGTATGTCAGCCGAGGAGTTTACAAAGCTGAAACTGCAAATCGTGGAAGGCACACTCCTGGAATATGGGGATAGTACCTGTTTCGGCAGCATGGCATGGTGCTGCAAGATCACCAAACCATGTTTCTTAAGGGACGGCGTGCTGGAAGTGGTGGGTCTTTCTGATATTGACTTTATGCGTCTTAAAAAGCAGATGTCTGAAGAAATACTGGCACACCGAAAGCGATAA
- a CDS encoding ATP-binding protein, whose translation MISKTLWGNIIKDFQKRRYRDIVQRDIHYPLDIPLDRAVVLSGPRRSGKTYLMYLGIKELLARKEDKNSILYVNFEDSRLVGAVSQDLNTLLEVFFEFCPDRNKKTWVFLDEIQVIPDWERFVRTLVDMENVNVFVTGSSSKLMSKEIATSMRGRSLTYNVYPFSFAEVLKAGKLEYEEYLSSAQMGEIIQKLKDYVRYGGFPETVRYREEWDRILSEIVDVTIFRDIVERYDVKNIKMLKLFLNAIFNSKEFSIHKFYNFLKSQGHKVSKNTLYTYFGYFEDSFIVFPLKRFSYSYKNIESSISKMYLVDNGLLSLQGIRDYGRLIENIVFIELKRRSKGDLFYYKSTSGREIDFIIKEGKKVSELIQVCYTLDDFVTKEREVKALLQGSEELRCDNLLIITWDYEAVEIISGKNVRYVSLCKWLLD comes from the coding sequence ATGATCTCAAAGACACTCTGGGGAAACATAATTAAAGATTTCCAGAAAAGGCGATATCGTGACATTGTACAGAGGGATATACACTACCCTCTTGACATCCCACTGGACAGAGCTGTTGTTCTTTCAGGTCCCAGAAGGTCAGGTAAGACATATCTCATGTATCTGGGAATCAAAGAGCTGTTAGCACGCAAAGAGGACAAAAACAGTATATTGTATGTGAACTTTGAAGATTCAAGACTGGTGGGTGCAGTGTCACAGGACCTGAACACACTCCTCGAAGTGTTTTTTGAGTTTTGTCCTGATAGGAATAAGAAAACCTGGGTATTTCTTGATGAGATACAGGTGATTCCTGATTGGGAACGATTTGTAAGGACACTTGTTGATATGGAAAATGTCAATGTGTTTGTCACTGGTTCATCATCCAAGCTTATGAGTAAAGAAATTGCCACAAGCATGAGGGGAAGAAGCCTGACATACAATGTATATCCCTTCTCTTTCGCCGAAGTCCTGAAAGCAGGCAAACTTGAGTATGAAGAATATCTTTCATCAGCACAAATGGGGGAAATTATCCAAAAACTAAAAGATTATGTCAGATACGGCGGGTTTCCTGAAACAGTGCGTTACAGGGAAGAGTGGGACCGGATATTGAGTGAGATAGTAGATGTGACAATATTCAGGGACATTGTGGAAAGGTATGATGTGAAAAACATAAAGATGCTGAAACTCTTCCTTAATGCTATATTCAATTCAAAGGAATTTTCAATCCATAAGTTTTATAATTTCCTTAAATCGCAAGGCCATAAGGTAAGCAAGAATACGCTGTATACATATTTCGGTTATTTTGAAGATTCATTTATTGTTTTTCCACTCAAGAGGTTCTCTTATTCTTACAAAAATATAGAATCAAGTATATCAAAGATGTATCTTGTCGATAATGGACTACTGTCCCTGCAAGGTATACGCGACTATGGGAGGCTTATTGAAAACATTGTTTTTATTGAACTAAAAAGAAGAAGCAAAGGAGATCTGTTTTACTATAAGTCTACATCTGGCAGGGAAATTGATTTTATCATTAAGGAGGGGAAAAAGGTCTCTGAACTTATACAGGTATGTTACACACTTGATGATTTTGTAACAAAAGAGCGTGAAGTAAAAGCTCTCCTGCAAGGTTCAGAGGAACTTCGATGCGATAATCTGCTGATCATTACATGGGATTATGAGGCGGTTGAAATTATTTCCGGGAAGAATGTTAGATATGTTTCCCTGTGTAAGTGGCTTCTTGATTAG
- a CDS encoding site-2 protease family protein, protein MAIFNTSSTELKHLFISWVAISYAFAIMLAWSDLGGRRPTSSEIFGPFITDLFIISLITVGISFIFHEMGHKFVAQQYGAWAEFRMSFGMLLLAIYMAWQIGILFAAPGAVQIFGPHITKKQYGKIAASGPVMNLFLAFAFMPLLNGTGFLNDIGRLGVIINLLLAGFNMLPISVLDGRKVLAWSPIVYIGLFMTIIVVGMFFVAILI, encoded by the coding sequence ATGGCCATATTCAATACAAGCAGTACTGAATTGAAACATCTGTTCATTTCCTGGGTGGCAATATCCTATGCATTCGCCATTATGCTCGCATGGTCGGACCTGGGTGGTAGGAGGCCCACGAGCTCTGAGATATTCGGGCCGTTTATCACTGACCTGTTCATAATCTCCCTGATCACAGTGGGTATATCCTTTATATTCCATGAAATGGGGCACAAGTTCGTTGCCCAGCAGTACGGTGCATGGGCCGAGTTCAGGATGAGTTTCGGGATGCTGCTGCTGGCCATTTACATGGCATGGCAGATCGGTATACTGTTTGCAGCACCCGGGGCCGTGCAGATATTCGGACCTCATATTACCAAAAAACAATACGGTAAGATCGCTGCCTCCGGTCCTGTGATGAACCTGTTTTTGGCTTTTGCTTTCATGCCGCTGTTAAATGGTACCGGGTTTTTAAACGATATAGGTCGCCTGGGTGTGATCATCAACCTGTTGCTGGCAGGATTCAATATGCTGCCGATCAGCGTACTGGACGGGCGCAAGGTGCTGGCATGGAGTCCGATTGTATACATCGGGTTGTTCATGACAATAATTGTTGTAGGTATGTTCTTTGTTGCCATATTGATATAA
- a CDS encoding addiction module toxin, HicA family, which translates to MTKLQVIDARKMEKLLYKLGFERVRQKGIHVFYRHPDGRTTTIPHHSRSDLAKPLIKEILREIEVSTAEYDEYLKKI; encoded by the coding sequence TTGACCAAACTTCAAGTTATTGATGCCAGGAAAATGGAGAAGTTATTGTATAAGTTAGGTTTTGAAAGAGTTCGTCAAAAGGGAATTCATGTATTTTATAGACATCCGGATGGGAGAACCACAACAATTCCTCATCATAGTAGAAGTGATTTGGCGAAACCATTAATCAAAGAAATTCTAAGAGAAATTGAAGTAAGTACTGCAGAATATGATGAATATTTGAAAAAAATATGA
- a CDS encoding type II toxin-antitoxin system HicB family antitoxin: protein MLIQYIKAALEHAKYEIIDDEEPYYGEVPELQGVWTSGKTLEECRKNLEEVIDEWIIIRLRKRLPIPPIGNFNIETTGELVVA, encoded by the coding sequence ATGTTAATCCAATATATTAAGGCTGCACTTGAACATGCCAAATATGAAATAATAGATGACGAAGAACCATATTATGGCGAAGTGCCAGAACTTCAAGGTGTATGGACTAGTGGAAAGACTCTAGAAGAATGCAGGAAAAATCTTGAAGAAGTGATCGATGAATGGATAATAATTAGATTAAGGAAGAGATTGCCGATTCCTCCCATTGGAAATTTCAATATCGAAACCACGGGAGAACTGGTAGTTGCCTAA
- a CDS encoding GNAT family N-acetyltransferase, whose protein sequence is MPWSGWLPQQGGSGLRCPGAPHRPEFEGAALVRELHVYGPLVGVGLKPQVREWQHRGFGEELLAEATERAQQAGYIKLAVINGIGVRPYYRKLSFERDGPYMSRFIL, encoded by the coding sequence GTGCCATGGTCCGGTTGGCTACCTCAGCAAGGTGGTTCCGGATTAAGGTGTCCCGGTGCCCCGCACAGGCCCGAGTTTGAGGGTGCGGCGCTGGTTCGGGAACTCCATGTCTACGGGCCGCTGGTGGGTGTGGGGCTAAAACCGCAGGTAAGGGAATGGCAGCACAGGGGATTCGGGGAAGAACTGCTGGCGGAAGCTACAGAAAGGGCACAGCAGGCAGGTTATATTAAGCTTGCAGTTATCAACGGGATAGGTGTAAGGCCGTATTACCGGAAACTGAGCTTTGAACGGGACGGACCTTATATGTCCAGGTTCATATTGTAA
- a CDS encoding protein-L-isoaspartate O-methyltransferase, whose amino-acid sequence MDLEKERRQLINGLRSRYPEIRDRVLDAMVRVPRHSFMNESEQRFAYADNPLSIGEGQTISAPHMVAIMCNLLELEPGQKVLEVGGGCGYHAAVMAELVRPGGHVYTIERIPSLAAFAGKNLAKTGYEDVTVIIEDGSQGLPALAPFDRISVACSAPEVPEVLVEQLAAGGKMVIPVGRYMQELYLITKSNGVKKEAKGGVVFVPLVGKYGF is encoded by the coding sequence ATGGACCTTGAAAAGGAAAGAAGGCAACTAATAAATGGATTAAGATCAAGATATCCGGAAATCCGGGACAGGGTTCTTGATGCAATGGTACGTGTGCCCAGGCATAGTTTCATGAATGAAAGTGAGCAGAGGTTCGCATATGCAGACAATCCGCTTTCGATCGGGGAGGGACAGACCATATCCGCACCACATATGGTGGCCATAATGTGTAACCTGCTGGAGCTTGAGCCCGGGCAGAAAGTGCTGGAAGTGGGGGGAGGTTGCGGATATCATGCTGCTGTCATGGCCGAACTGGTCCGCCCTGGCGGACATGTATATACAATTGAACGTATCCCATCACTCGCCGCGTTTGCAGGAAAAAACCTAGCCAAAACGGGATATGAAGATGTAACTGTCATAATCGAGGACGGCAGCCAGGGATTGCCTGCACTTGCTCCTTTTGACAGGATATCTGTTGCGTGTTCTGCGCCTGAAGTGCCTGAGGTCCTGGTCGAACAACTGGCAGCAGGTGGAAAAATGGTGATACCTGTGGGCCGTTACATGCAGGAACTTTACCTGATCACGAAGTCGAACGGCGTAAAAAAGGAAGCAAAGGGTGGGGTCGTGTTTGTACCCCTGGTTGGAAAATACGGATTCTGA